TCCAATACTCATTTTAGGATCTAATGATGAGTATGGATCTTGAAAAATTATTTGCATATCTTTTCTAAGTTCAGTCATTTCTTTTTTGCTTATATTATTTTTTTTAGATTTATCATATATAGTTTTATTTTCAAATTCAACTTTCCCATCACTAGCCTCTATAAGGTTTAATATACACTTAGACAATGTTGATTTTCCACATCCACTTTCTCCAACTAAACCTACTATGCTTCCTCTTTTTATATTAAATGATACATCATCTACAGAGTTTTGAAATTCTCTTTTCCCAAATACTGAGGTTCTTTTTAAATTATATGCTTTGCTTAAATTACTAACTTTCAATATATAATCATTTTCCATAAATAAACCTTCCTATCTTAAATCTATATTGAAACAACTTATTTTGTGATTATTTTTTATCTCTTTTAGTTTTGGTCTGTCATTCAAACATTGTTCTATACAATACTCACACCTATTATTGAAGCTACACCCATTAGGAATTTTATCTATTGTCGGTACATTTCCTTTTATTGAGTAAAATCTATTGTTAACTAATTCTTCACCTAACCTAGACATAAGCAATCCCTTTGAATATGGATGCTTTGGATTATCAAAAAATTCATATACATCAGCTTCTTCCACTATTTTACCCAAATACATAACATATACTTTGTCAGCTATCTCTGCCACTACATCAAGGTCGTGAGTTATAAAAATCACCGACATATTGTATTCTTTACTTATATCCTTTATAAGTTTTAATATTTCCTTTTGAACTGTAACATCTAGTGCTGTTGTTGGTTCATCTGCTATTAATAACTTTGGTTTTAAAGCTATCGCCATTGCAATCATTATTCTTTGTCTCATACCTCCTGAAAGTTCATGAGGATACTTTTTTAAAACATCATTAGGATTTTTTATTTTCACCTTTTCTAACAAGTCTATAATAATATGTCTTCTTTCCGTTTTCTTTAAATTAGTGTGTTCTTTTATAACTTCTCCTATTTGATATTCAACATTAAATAATGGGTTTAAAGCTATCATAGGCTCTTGGAATATCATAGATATTTCCTTTCCTCTTATATCACACATATCTTTTTCATTTAAATCCAGTAAATCTCTACCTTCGAATTTAATATTTCCTTCTATATGAGCATTTGCAGAAATTAACTTCATTATAGCTAATGAAGTTAAGCTTTTTCCACTTCCACTTTCTCCTACTAGAGAGATTATTTCTCCATTTTTGACATCCAAATTTATATCATCTATAGTATAATTTTCATTATTATTAAATTTTATTTTTAAATTCTTAACCTCTAATAACATTTTATCCCTCCTTATACTCAGGATCTAATTTTTTCTTAAGACCTTCTCCTAAAAAATTGATCGCTAAAACAGATATTATTATCATGACTCCTGGA
The nucleotide sequence above comes from Paraclostridium bifermentans. Encoded proteins:
- a CDS encoding ABC transporter ATP-binding protein, with product MLLEVKNLKIKFNNNENYTIDDINLDVKNGEIISLVGESGSGKSLTSLAIMKLISANAHIEGNIKFEGRDLLDLNEKDMCDIRGKEISMIFQEPMIALNPLFNVEYQIGEVIKEHTNLKKTERRHIIIDLLEKVKIKNPNDVLKKYPHELSGGMRQRIMIAMAIALKPKLLIADEPTTALDVTVQKEILKLIKDISKEYNMSVIFITHDLDVVAEIADKVYVMYLGKIVEEADVYEFFDNPKHPYSKGLLMSRLGEELVNNRFYSIKGNVPTIDKIPNGCSFNNRCEYCIEQCLNDRPKLKEIKNNHKISCFNIDLR